In Carassius gibelio isolate Cgi1373 ecotype wild population from Czech Republic chromosome B2, carGib1.2-hapl.c, whole genome shotgun sequence, a single genomic region encodes these proteins:
- the dapk3 gene encoding death-associated protein kinase 3 has protein sequence MDGFRQEDVELYYEMGEELGSGQFAIVRKCIEKSSGTEYAAKFIKKRRLSSSRRGVSREEIEREVNILREIQHSNIITLHDIFENKTDVILILELVSGGELFDFLAEKESLTEEEATQFLKQILDGVHYLHSKRIAHFDLKPENIMLLDKNVPNPRIKLIDFGIAHQIKDGNEFKNIFGTPEFVAPEIVNYEPLGLEADMWSIGVITYILLSGASPFLGETKQETLTNISGVNYDFDEEYFSNTSELAKDFIRRLLVKDPKKRMTIEDSLQHPWIKVIKRRNVRPEESERKTERRRLKTTRLKEYTIKSHSSMPPNNTYINFERFSQVMEEIAVAQEGLRELEKNQRSCAEDVAALLSIYEEKESWYKEENESIAADLNQIKQELQKAQALRRQSQEEARATMLSANALKRKFGRLENRYEVLAEQMVSEVRWVEELVRSISAENDTHSTSMA, from the exons ATGGATGGTTTCAGGCAGGAGGATGTGGAGCTGTACTATGAAATGGGAGAGGAGTTAGGAAG TGGGCAGTTTGCTATTGTGCGTAAATGTATAGAAAAGAGCTCCGGGACAGAATATGCCGCCAAGTTTATCAAGAAGAGAAGGCTGTCATCCAGCCGACGAGGTGTGAGCCGAGAGGAGATCGAGCGAGAGGTGAACATCCTTCGAGAGATCCAGCACAGCAACATCATCACCCTCCATGACATCTTTGAGAACAAAACCGACGTGATCCTGATCCTGGAGCTGGTGTCTGGAGGGGAGCTATTTGACTTCCTGGCTGAGAAGGAGTCACTGACTGAGGAGGAGGCCACACAGTTCCTCAAGCAGATCCTGGATGGAGTTCACTACCTCCACTCGAAACGCATTGCACACTTTGACTTGAAG CCTGAGAACATAATGCTGCTGGACAAAAATGTGCCGAACCCCAGAATCAAGCTGATCGATTTTGGAATTGCTCATCAGATTAAGGAtggaaatgaatttaaaaacatctttGGAACTCCTGAGTTTGTTG CACCAGAAATTGTGAACTATGAGCCTCTTGGCCTGGAGGCAGATATGTG GAGCATCGGAGTTATCACATATATACT cTTGAGTGGTGCTTCTCCGTTTCTTGGCGAGACCAAACAAGAAACACTTACCAACATTTCAGGTGTCAACTATGACTTTGATGAAGAGTACTTCAGCAACACAAGTGAGCTCGCCAAGGATTTCATTCGCCGACTGCTGGTCAAGGATCCAAA GAAGAGAATGACAATAGAGGACAGTCTCCAGCACCCCTGGATCAAG GTGATCAAGAGGCGTAACGTCCGACCTGAGGAGAGCGAGCGCAAGACAGAGCGCAGGCGTCTGAAGACCACCCGACTGAAGGAGTACACCATCAAATCCCACTCCAGCATGCCTCCCAACAACACCTACATCAACTTCGAGCGCTTCTCGCAGGTCATGGAGGAGATCGCAGTGGCCCAGGAGGGACTTCGAGAACTGGAGAAGAACCAGCGCTCCTGCGCTGAGGACGTGGCCGCCCTGCTCTCCATCTATGAGGAGAAAGAAAGCTGGTACAAAGAGGAGAACGAAAGCATCGCTGCAGATCTCAATCAGATCAAACAGGAGCTGCAGAAAGCACAAGCCCTGCGCAGACAGAGCCAAGAAGAGGCCCGTGCCACCATGCTGTCGGCCAATGCCCTCAAACGCAAGTTTGGCCGGTTGGAGAACCGCTATGAAGTGCTCGCTGAGCAGATGGTCTCTGAGGTGCGCTGGGTTGAGGAGCTGGTGCGCTCGATTTCAGCTGAAAATGACACTCACAGCACCAGCATGGCTTGA